Genomic DNA from Mastomys coucha isolate ucsf_1 unplaced genomic scaffold, UCSF_Mcou_1 pScaffold16, whole genome shotgun sequence:
tggcaGAGTCTGAGCAATGTATCATGGGGCATTCGTGAAGATCAAACTTTCACTATGTGAGTCTTGAAGTCAAACTCGGTCTAGCAGCTTGGGTaacaggtgcctttacccactaagggggaaggggatgtctttGCGGGCcaatgccaaggcatcccttccccctgagggaccagccacacgatggtataacatagaatagagtttattcagggcatggagaggtgggctaagagggtagtagaggcagagaaagagtagaggcaagagagaaggagagaaaagacgagtagaggctggccatgaccacgtgaaGAGAGGAGGTAAGGGAATgggacaagaggcaagggagagaagctggaataaaagagtaagagtaagagaagcaagagagaggggaccGGGTAAggagccccttttatagtgggtgaGGTTGCTGGGTAACTCGggaggtggagtccagacagaacaGCAGCAACACAGGGCATCTGTAATATAGGGACCACATATCCCCAGCTTCACTTACAGGGCATCTGTAACATGGGAACCACATATGCCCAGTCTCACTTACAGGGCATCTGTTAACATGGGGACCACATATCCCCAGCCTCACTTACAGGGCATCTGTTAACATGGGGACCACATATCCCCAGCCTCACTCACAGGGCATCTGCAACATGGGGACCACATATCCCCAGCCTCACTTACAGGGCATCTGTAACATGGGGACCACATATCCCCANNNNNNNNNNNNNNNNNNNNNNNNNNNNNNNNNNNNNNNNNNNNNNNNNNNNNNNNNNNNNNNNNNNNNNNNNNNNNNNNNNNNNNNNNNNNNNNNNNNNNNNNNNNNNNNNNNNNNNNNNNNNNNNNNNNNNNNNNNNNNNNNNNNNNNNNNNNNNNNNNNNNNNNNNNNNNNNNNNNNNNNNNNNNNNNNNNNNNNNNNNNNNNNNNNNNNNNNNNNNNNNNNNNNNNNNNNNNNNNNNNNNNNNNNNNNNNNNNNNNNNNNNNNNNNNNNNNNNNNNNNNNNNNNNNNNNNNNNNNNNNNNNNNNNNNNNNNNNNNNNNNNNNNNNNNNNNNNNNNNNNNNNNNNNNNNNNNNNNNNNNNNNNNNNNNNNNNNNNNNNNNNNNNNNNNNNNNNNNNNNNNNNNNNNNNNNNNNNNNNNNNNNNNNNNNNNNNNNNNNNNNNNNNNNNNNNNNNNNNNNNNNNNNNNNNNNNNNNNNNNNNNNNNNNNNNNNNNNNNNNNNNNNNNNNNNNNNNNNNNNNNNNNNNNNNNNNNNNNNNNNNNNNNNNNNNNNNNNNNNNNNNNNNNNNNNNNNNNNNNNNNNNNNNNNNNNNNNNNNNNNNNNNNNNNNNNNNNNNNNNNNNNNNNNNNNNNNNNNNNNNNNNNNNNNNNNNNNNNNNNNNNNNNNNNNNNNNNNNNNNNNNNNNNNNNNNNNNNNNNNNNNNNNNNNNNNNNNNNNNNNNNNNNNNNNNNNNNNNNNNNNNNNNNNNNNNNNNNNNNNNNNNNNNNNNNNNNNNNNNNNNNNNNNNNNNNNNNNNNNNNNNNNNNNNNNNNNNNNNNNNNNNNNNNNNNNNNNNNNNNNNNNNNNNNNNNNNNNNNNNNNNNNNNNNNNNNNNNNNNNNNNNNNNNNNNNNNNNNNNNNNNNNNNNNNNNNNNNNNNNNNNNNNNNNNNNNNNNNNNNNNNNNNNNNNNNNNNNNNCATATCCCCAGCCTCACTTACAGGGCATCTGCAACATGGGGACCACATATCCCCAGCCTCACTTACAGAGCCTCCTACTTGCCCAGAACTTGATGGTGAGAGTCATATCGCTGAGCCTTCATTTACATTCACTCCATTAAACTACAGCAGACTGTTTGCCAGGCTTGATGGTGCAATCCTTCAACACCAGCACTTGAATAGCAGAGGCAGGTTGGAcctcttgagttcaaggttagtccAGTGTACAtacagtaaattccaggccagccagagctatatagtcaggtccaaatttaaaaaaaaatctaattttcaaaTTCCATGAGTGAAATAACAATTAGGTAAATACGCCTCTCACCATAAAAAGTGCGTTAATACTCCACCCACTCCTGTCCCTTTTCCATAAGGGGTAAAGAGTagcaaagtaaaaaaataataattaaccaTTAGTAGAAAATGATATCTGAAGCTGTAATTTGTACTTATGCCAGTCCTAATTGGCTGTTCAATAAACAAATACTGAAGGAAGTCCCACCACATGCTCCAAAATCCCATTGGCTCAGGTAGCTCCTAAGGGCTTGGGTGGTTAACCTGATAACCTCAGAATGAAGAACTTTaccaatgtcttagtcagggtttctattcctgcacaaacatcatgaccaagaagcaagttggggaggaaagggtttattcagcttacttccacattgctgttgatcaccagaggaagtcaggactggaacttaagtgggtcaggaagcaggagctgatgaagaggccatggagagatgtttcttactggcttgcttctcttggcttactcagcctgctctcttatagaacccaagacttccagcccagggatggcaccacccacaaggagccctaccccattgatcactaattgagaaaatgccccacagctggatctcatggaggcacttccccaactgaaactcccttctctgtgataactccagcctgtgtcaagttggcacacaaaaccagccagtacaattgaccccttgtcaacttgacacacaaacacatcactattaaggttcaacccttattttcttattcatccccaagatctaaagtcccacagtctttacatattaaaagttcaatcaatttaaaatgtccaataacttttaaaattctaagtctcttaactgtgggctccactaaaatacattcttccttcaagagggaaaaatatcagggcacagtcaaatcaaaagcaaaaccaatgcctcggatccaactcacaatcttctgggctcctctaagggccttggtcacttctccagctctgccctttgtagcacacatcttgtcttctaggctccagatacCTGTACTCCACTGATGCTGCAgaccttggtggtcattgcatggtactgacatttccaaaacaccgctgtcttctgctgtaactaggcttcaccaatagcctctcataggctctcttcatggttccAAGCCTCNNNNNNNNNNNNNNNNNNNNNNNNNNNNNNNNNNNNNNNNNNNNNNNNNNNNNNNNNNNNNNNNNNNNNNNNNNNNNNNNNNNNNNNNNNNNNNNNNNNNNNNNNNNNNNNNNNNNNNNNNNNNNNNNNNNNNNNNNNNNNNNNNNNNNNNNNNNNNNNNNNNNNNNNNNNNNNNNNNNNNNNNNNNNNNNNNNNNNNNNNNNNNNNNNNNNNNNNNNNNNNNNNNNNNNNNNNNNNNNNNNNNNNNNNNNNNNNNNNNNNNNNNNNNNNNNNNNNNNNNNNNNNNNNNNNNNNNNNNNNNNNNNNNNNNNNNNNNNNNNNNNNNNNNNNNNNNNNNNNNNNNNNNNNNNNNNNNNNNNNNNNNNNNNNNNNNNNNNNNNNNNNNNNNNNNNNNNNNNNNNNNNNNNNNNNNNNNNNNNNNNNNNNNNNNNNNNNNNNNNNNNNNNNNNNNNNNNNNNNNNNNNNNNNNNNNNNNNNNNNNNNNNNNNNNNNNNNNNNNNNNNNNNNNNNNNNNNNNNNNNNNNNNNNNNNNNNNNNNNNNNNNNNNNNNNNNNNNNNNNNNNNNNNNNNNNNNNNNNNNNNNNNNNNNNNNNNNNNNNNNNNNNNNNNNNNNNNNNNNNNNNNNNNNNNNNNNNNNNNNNNNNNNNNNNNNNNNNNNNNNNNNNNNNNNNNNNNcccaacaatggtcggcagcagctgtgaatggaagtccaaggatccagcagttgctcagtcccacaaggagagcaggggaagcagagggagcCTTGCTTCTTCCAATTTTAATCTGGGATTCATATCCACtataccaccacacctttaatcccagatgatcttgaactcatagatcttcctatcttaatcttctgggattcatagccactatgcctcaagatctccatgccaagattcaggttggaaacttgtatctctcagcctccagattagggccacaggtgagccttctaattctggattgtagttcatttcatatatagtcaagttgacaaccaggaatagccactacaatcaaTAACGCCAATtgacactgttttgttttttgagacagggtttctctgtgtaacagcatttgctgtcctgtagaccagggtggcctcaaactcactaagatcctccaagtgctgggattaaaggtgggtgccaccatgGCTGCAGACACTTGTCTTTTAGTAGTAGCATTGGGCCTGTTGGCTAAGTGTCCTAGAGCTCACCAGAATGTCAGTATTACTCCAGTAAGCCAGCATTCAATAGCACAGGGAGAACCCAAGAGAGCACTGAAAAGTTCAATAAACACACATGACAAAGCAGGCAAAAAACACAGgcaaaaaagtttattttcaagGATTGTGCCAACAATGGTGAATAAAAAAGGAGCTGATTCAACTATAAAAAAAGCTGATTTCATCTAACCCTGGCGCACAGGGTTGATGATGATACCAGCTTGAATCTGAAGTAATATTGCTACCCTCACACCTCTTCCACCTCTGAAGGACCTCCCCTAGAACTGACCATTTTTTTATTTGCCAAAAATTAAACATATCAGCCTAAATAATAAGTACACCAGGTTTCTTCCTGTACTTTTTAATACATTCTGataagaaaacatcttaaaacatAACAACTCAAAACATTTAGGCCAAGAGGACCCATGAAGGAAGTTGTAAAATGAAAGCTGTTTGAGAAGCAAAGCTGTTTTCTAGACCAGAGTCGGAGAAGCAGGCCCTATTTGAAGAAAAGTCATTAAATACAAAGTAACTAGTGTTGGGCCTACTTCCCCAGGGACACCCAGTTGGTCAACAGGTCTCAAACTCCCACCCACAAgatctctccagaccccttaAAATTTTCTCTCTCCTGAGGAAGGATCCTTAGGATTGACCAGAAAACCACAACCACTGCAATTTGCCTGGACCAGTTCCTAGAGAGGCTTACACATGCATTGGGTACTTAGTGACACTGCATGAGGGCCTGCGCTTCCCAGCAGCCTTTGTTCAGGTGCAGTATGTAGACAAAAGAGAATTTAACTTCTGGGAGTGAGCCCCTGCACTTGTCCTGTCAAGCATCATGACACACAATTCAATTAAGCATGTGTGTACTCGTATGTGTTACAATATTGAACCTACTTTTTTGTTCCACTGTAGTAGACTTCACATTTACAAACTGATTCTTTTGCAGGCttaaggagagaagggagaaatctTCCCTTCAAATGCTGAGTCATCTAACATCCCCTGCTCAGGAGTTCTCACATTCCATGGAAAAACCCTCAACACTCAGTTGCaaagcttcatttttctttcctcagaaaCACACTCACTTTATTAATGGATTCTATGAGCTGACCAAATGTTAGTATCAGTGGCTTTCTCATTTCAGTTTCTCATGGTCTTAACAAAGGGTGAAATACTGCAGTATGGACAACACTAAGAGTTGGCAGAGACACAACTAAAAATTGCTGGAACCCAGATTAAAGAACAAACTTTCGTCTTTTTATAACATGACAAAACTCCCATCTACATAAATTTTCTTCGCAATAAATTCTTATACTAGATGAACTTACTAGTATATGAATTGATATACTAATTTACTTATCTCTTCTACcagaaattcaaatatattaatcAATTATTTTTTCAATAGTCCCCTCCCCCAGCATTTGTATTTAAAACTGAGTAACAGTATTTAGCACTAGgtaatttaaaaagtgtttaaaaagcTTTAGGAAAAAGCGAGAGTtggttcattttctctctctcagtcgGCTGAGTGAAGACTGTGGGGACACTGGTAAGCAGAAAACTGCTGCCTTGGCTCGGTCACTGCTTCTTACTGATAACCCTGGATTTCACATGCACTCAAGTTCTCTTGAGAAAACCCTCAAGCTGCCAGCATGTGGCAATCTGCTGTCTCTGCAGTGAGTACCACCCTCTCTTAAGTTCCCAGATGCACAGAAAGAACACATTTCAAAAGACAAACAGTTGTTTTGCCTTTCATAACTCCTAGTTCTCATATGgccccactttctctctctgcagttCACCAGATCCAAATTAGccaatgaaaaaaatgaagctttaaaaattatctcctggcacatgcctctaattcaggaggcagaggcatgcagctctctgtgaatttgaggctagcctgctctacataaagagttccaggacagccaaggctatgcagagtgCCTCTCTTTAAAAAGAAGTCTCCCCTTCCGGGAGGTCTGAACAAAGCCTGCATCATTCCCCAATGAGCTTCAGTTTTCAAAGATTCCGATGAGGGATTAAAGAGCAAAACAGACGACCAGCTGTAGgttgtttttatcactgttggGGAATGAACCCAAGACCTTGTCAATGCTAACCAaatgctctacctctgagctaccaCCTAGCATAGGTTTTTAAGCAGGAGATACATAATCATATCAATGGGGGATGTAATTTATCTGGACATACAGACTTGCTGCTGAGGGCTGATTAACGCAGAGTTCAAAAAAGGTTGGCTTTCTGGAATCCCCTGAAGCAAAAATAATGTTTGTGACCATGAGTTTTCCCCACATATGGCAAGCAGATGCTTCAGTGTCATCTCGGAGACACTGATGGCGTTAGCTCAACTCTCCTATACTGGGTCCAGGTTTCCAACAAGTTCTTCATCTTTATCCCCTTGGTTGGCAGTTGATGAGCTGGATAGTTTGGAATTCATTTGATAAACAGGACGTAAAAGGCCATTACGATGCAGGCAATTGCAACAGCAGCATGCAGCCGGGTTCCAATCACAGCAGCTAGACGACAAACGGAAAGAGATGTCATAACAGACTCTTCACAAAGGCCTTGCTTTCAAACCACATTCTGAATCTCTAAAGAGAACTTTGGGTTTCGAGAGTCTGGAAATGTTCTTAAACGATACCCTTATGCTCTAGGCTCTACATAAATTGCTTAGCCCTGGCCCCTTTTcactttttgagatagagtcacactgtgtagccctggctggcctccaatttgCACCTAGAACAagaatgtccttgaactcagagatctgcctgtttgtctgcctctgcctccccagtgctgggattaaaggtatgtacttcGATGCCTGTTCTCCCTAACCCTTTTAGAGACAAAAAGGTTCACCACGAAATAGGATTCTAGggatgtgtcaccatgcctgtccTTATTTTACCctattcaaaaaatatttatagagccgggcagtggtggtgcacgcctttaatcctagcacttgggaggcaaaggcaggcagatttctgagtttgaggtcagcccagTCTAcggagtgagtaccaggacagccagggctatacagagaaaccctgtctggaaaaacaaaaccaaaaaaacaaacaaacaaaatttatataGAATTCCAGATGAAGTTAAAGTTCCAATGTgttctgttaaaaacaaaagtaagtgGAAAACAATTCTTCCTGCTAAGAGGAATTTCAGGCCAACCTAAAACGATTTAACTTGTAAAATATCTCCACCTCACCCCAAGAGACCAAATATTACTACATTGGTCAAGAACAAGCtcacagaggctagagagatggctcagcggttaagagcaccaactgctcttctgaacgtcctgagttcaaattctagcaaccacatggtggctcgaaaccatccataaggagatctgatgccctcttttggagtgtctgaagacagctatagtgtactcacatataataaataaatcNNNNNNNNNNACAAGCTCACTTCTTGGCTTCCCAAGTAGCTGGAACTACAAGCATGGCATTGTATGTAGTCTTTTATTTAATCCTAATTAACCTAGAAAGTAAATTACCAAAATTACctagaaagtaaaacaaacaagtatGCCTTAAGTAACAGCTAATTTAAATTTACCTCTTCCCTCAAGTTGAGCAGGCCCTAGGCAAAGAAAGCACTGAGCACACAGTTATGGGGACCTGAGTCAAAGTCCCAGATGTAAAATATGGCTATAGTAATAAATAAGCTAATATGGCTATAGTAGTACAAGTCTGTCCTCTCAGTACTTCAAGGCTAAGTAGGCACGACAAATCCTACAAGCTCACAGCCAGGTGTACACAGCAGCCACCACACACCCAcaacacatcatgcacacactcatacagtaAAGATGAGTCCGAATAACCCAGCCCTACGCCTTCAATTTTACAGAGCCACACTGCTCAGAAATAGCCATGTTCTCTCTCTATAACCAGATAAGATCTTACCTTTGTAAAATACACCCCAAactcccttcttctctgaaagCAGCCAGGTTTTGAGACGAGGAACTTTCTTGAAGTAGGCACAGGTGCAAACAAAGAGCAAACCAAACACTAGAATCCCATCCAAGGAGTACACTGTCacataaagaagagagagagacttttgaTGCCGCTCGAGCCCAGGGAGGTGATCCTGCCCAGACCGAGATCACTGAAACGGCAGTGCCAACACTGAACAGGAAGGGTCCAACAATCTTGGCACTGTTTCCCCAACTTGCTTGTAAAATGCCCCTTTACCACTCCACTCCCCTGCCCTCACTACAAACTAGAAAACACAAGTGTATTATGTGGAGCTCTTGGAAGTAACGGATGCTAGT
This window encodes:
- the Tmem167b gene encoding protein kish-B encodes the protein MTNVYSLDGILVFGLLFVCTCAYFKKVPRLKTWLLSEKKGVWGVFYKAAVIGTRLHAAVAIACIVMAFYVLFIK